A genomic region of Herbaspirillum sp. DW155 contains the following coding sequences:
- the rfaE2 gene encoding D-glycero-beta-D-manno-heptose 1-phosphate adenylyltransferase, translated as MADFESKLCTRDELQQRVAQLPKPVVMTNGVFDILHRGHVTYLAQARAQGASLVVAVNTDASVKRLGKGDDRPINTCEDRMAVLAALESVSLVVPFDEDTALEAVQQARPEIYVKGGDYDMHAIPEGQAVAAYGGQVLAIAFEHDRSTTKLLAKVRKLAG; from the coding sequence ATGGCCGACTTCGAATCCAAACTCTGCACCCGCGACGAACTCCAGCAGCGCGTGGCCCAATTGCCCAAGCCGGTGGTGATGACCAATGGCGTCTTCGACATCCTGCATCGCGGCCACGTGACCTATCTGGCGCAGGCCCGCGCCCAGGGCGCCTCGCTGGTGGTGGCGGTCAATACCGATGCGTCGGTCAAGCGCCTGGGCAAGGGTGATGACCGGCCCATCAACACCTGCGAAGACCGCATGGCGGTGCTGGCGGCCCTGGAATCGGTCTCGCTGGTGGTCCCCTTCGATGAAGACACGGCGCTGGAGGCCGTGCAGCAGGCGCGTCCGGAGATCTACGTCAAGGGCGGCGACTACGACATGCACGCCATCCCCGAGGGCCAGGCCGTGGCAGCCTATGGCGGACAGGTGCTGGCCATTGCCTTCGAGCATGACCGCTCCACCACCAAGCTGCTGGCCAAGGTGCGCAAGCTGGCCGGCTGA
- a CDS encoding ferritin-like domain-containing protein has product MLYPELFKSLEQVRWNMDKDIPWDKFDASLLTDEQAQTIRMNAITEWSALPATEMFLRDNRGDSDFSAFMSVWFFEEQKHSLVLMEYLRRFRPDLCPTEEELHNVRFEFDPAPPLETLMLHFCGEIRLNHWYRCAADWHTEPVIKQIYKIISQDEARHGGAYLRYMKKALNEVGDKARAAFAKIGVLMASARRTEKPLHPTNLHVNQALFPNDTVQSRLPDPEWLERWLDSQIKFDGEWEKKVVDRILHNMSLLFERTFSNVQELNRYRKEVTQRLMPAGAAAA; this is encoded by the coding sequence ATGCTGTACCCAGAATTGTTCAAATCGCTAGAGCAGGTCCGTTGGAATATGGATAAGGATATTCCTTGGGACAAGTTCGACGCTTCCTTGCTCACCGACGAACAGGCGCAGACCATCCGCATGAACGCCATCACGGAATGGTCGGCCCTGCCCGCCACCGAGATGTTCCTGCGCGACAACCGCGGGGACAGCGATTTTTCGGCATTCATGTCGGTATGGTTCTTCGAGGAACAGAAGCACTCGCTGGTGCTGATGGAATACCTGCGCCGCTTCCGCCCGGACCTGTGTCCGACCGAAGAAGAACTGCACAACGTGCGCTTCGAGTTCGATCCCGCCCCGCCGCTGGAAACCCTGATGCTGCACTTCTGCGGCGAGATCCGCCTGAACCACTGGTACCGCTGTGCCGCCGACTGGCACACCGAGCCGGTCATCAAGCAGATCTACAAGATCATCAGCCAGGATGAAGCCCGCCACGGCGGCGCCTACCTGCGCTACATGAAGAAGGCCTTGAACGAAGTGGGCGACAAGGCCCGTGCCGCTTTCGCCAAGATCGGCGTGTTGATGGCTTCGGCGCGCCGCACCGAAAAGCCCCTGCACCCGACCAACCTGCACGTGAACCAGGCGCTGTTCCCCAACGACACCGTGCAAAGCCGCCTGCCCGATCCGGAATGGCTGGAACGCTGGCTGGACAGCCAGATCAAGTTCGACGGCGAATGGGAAAAGAAGGTCGTCGACCGCATCCTGCACAACATGTCGCTGCTGTTTGAACGCACCTTCAGCAACGTCCAGGAGCTGAACCGCTACCGCAAGGAAGTGACCCAGCGCCTCATGCCGGCCGGCGCGGCCGCAGCCTGA
- a CDS encoding PhaM family polyhydroxyalkanoate granule multifunctional regulatory protein yields the protein MLNHDQMPGAGSVADTIDFMKKMWSSMGAPAMATPSLSVEDINKKIADLKTVASWLELNLNMLKATIQTLEVQSATLSTLQAMSEIMASRGAPDAASQADEKDRPAPAFPFGFPMWPGAGGKPEETGEEEGEPHAGAADTPDVAEEQASSPHAESGPEPGAEEASAAPPAPDLQSAIANPNAWWNVLQEQFKHAVGNALAGSLPEQEPLLKPAKPPKAAKAPKPAKAPKRSENKTVAPKPKAGPKAKPAAASRPAKGAGPAAAKPAPRKAPKRAENTSAPVRTAVVQSGQNKKPASRKPTSP from the coding sequence ATGCTGAATCATGACCAGATGCCGGGTGCAGGCTCGGTAGCCGATACCATCGATTTCATGAAGAAGATGTGGAGCAGCATGGGCGCCCCCGCCATGGCCACGCCCTCGCTGTCGGTGGAGGACATCAACAAGAAGATCGCTGACCTGAAGACCGTGGCTTCCTGGCTGGAGCTGAACCTGAACATGTTGAAGGCCACCATCCAGACGCTGGAAGTGCAGAGCGCCACCCTCTCCACGCTGCAGGCCATGAGCGAGATCATGGCCTCGCGCGGCGCCCCTGATGCGGCATCGCAGGCCGATGAGAAAGACCGCCCGGCGCCGGCCTTCCCCTTCGGCTTCCCGATGTGGCCGGGTGCAGGCGGCAAGCCGGAGGAGACGGGCGAAGAAGAGGGCGAGCCGCACGCCGGTGCGGCTGATACGCCTGATGTTGCAGAGGAGCAAGCTTCTTCACCGCATGCCGAATCCGGACCCGAACCCGGCGCTGAAGAAGCGAGCGCAGCGCCGCCGGCCCCCGATCTGCAATCGGCCATCGCCAACCCCAACGCCTGGTGGAACGTCTTGCAGGAGCAGTTCAAGCACGCTGTGGGCAATGCCCTGGCCGGCAGTCTGCCCGAGCAGGAACCGCTGCTCAAGCCCGCCAAGCCGCCCAAGGCGGCCAAGGCCCCCAAGCCTGCCAAGGCGCCCAAACGTAGCGAAAATAAGACAGTCGCCCCGAAGCCCAAGGCCGGCCCGAAAGCCAAGCCGGCTGCGGCTTCCAGGCCGGCCAAGGGAGCCGGGCCGGCGGCGGCCAAGCCAGCGCCCAGGAAAGCGCCCAAGCGTGCGGAAAATACGAGCGCGCCGGTCAGGACGGCTGTTGTACAATCCGGGCAAAACAAGAAGCCAGCCTCCCGCAAGCCAACTTCCCCCTGA
- a CDS encoding branched-chain amino acid ABC transporter substrate-binding protein yields the protein MNLSLSSRLPLRMLSAALMALAAFSTSASTSAAPLPPVRIGMIDGLSGPFANAGEAVVRNISYAIERVNARGGVSLPDGKHLLQLSTFDNKLGVEDSLVQFRQLTDERIPFLIEGNSSAVAAALIDAVNKHNQREPDHRVLFLNYSAVDPALTNEKCSFWHFRFDASADMRMQALTEAIKADPATKKVYLIGQDYSFGRQVAKAAREQLAAKRPDIAIVGDELHPIGKIKDFAPYIAKMRSAGADAVITGNWGNDLTLLVKAARDAGFKAKFYTFYANSLGAPAAIGDAGVGVVRAVAEWHPNAGGNPGSPSDDYYQQFRKRYPQPKDDYLYLRMQVMIDMLVKAIEKAKSTDPKAVAYALEGAHYQNAFHEASMRAEDHQLIQPLYLMQMQRADSGGIRFDNEGSGFGFRTERFIPAGQTALPSTCRMQRPPR from the coding sequence ATGAACCTGTCCCTGTCTTCCCGCCTGCCTTTGCGCATGTTGTCGGCCGCCCTGATGGCGCTGGCCGCCTTCTCCACCTCCGCCTCCACCTCCGCTGCTCCCTTGCCACCCGTGCGCATCGGCATGATCGATGGCCTCTCCGGTCCCTTCGCCAATGCCGGTGAAGCGGTGGTGCGCAACATCAGCTATGCCATCGAGCGCGTCAATGCGCGTGGCGGCGTGAGCCTGCCCGATGGCAAGCACCTGTTGCAGCTCTCCACCTTCGACAACAAGCTGGGCGTGGAAGACTCGCTGGTGCAGTTTCGCCAGCTCACCGACGAGCGCATCCCCTTCCTGATCGAAGGCAACAGTTCAGCCGTGGCCGCTGCGCTCATCGATGCGGTCAACAAGCACAACCAGCGCGAACCGGATCATCGCGTGTTGTTCCTCAATTACTCGGCGGTCGATCCCGCGCTGACCAATGAGAAATGCAGCTTCTGGCACTTCCGTTTCGATGCCAGCGCCGACATGCGCATGCAGGCCCTGACCGAAGCCATCAAGGCTGATCCCGCGACCAAGAAGGTCTACCTGATCGGCCAGGACTACAGCTTCGGCCGCCAGGTGGCCAAGGCGGCGCGCGAGCAGCTGGCGGCCAAGCGGCCCGACATCGCCATCGTCGGTGATGAGCTGCATCCCATCGGCAAGATCAAGGATTTCGCACCCTACATCGCCAAGATGCGTAGCGCCGGAGCCGATGCCGTCATCACCGGCAACTGGGGCAATGACCTGACACTGTTGGTGAAGGCTGCGCGCGATGCCGGTTTCAAGGCCAAGTTCTATACCTTCTACGCAAATAGCCTGGGCGCGCCTGCGGCCATCGGTGATGCGGGTGTGGGCGTGGTGCGTGCGGTGGCCGAGTGGCATCCCAATGCGGGTGGTAATCCCGGTTCGCCCAGCGATGACTACTATCAGCAATTCCGCAAGCGCTACCCCCAGCCCAAGGATGATTACCTCTACCTGCGCATGCAGGTGATGATCGACATGCTGGTCAAGGCCATCGAAAAAGCGAAGAGTACCGATCCCAAGGCGGTTGCATATGCCCTGGAAGGCGCGCATTATCAGAACGCCTTCCACGAGGCGAGCATGCGGGCCGAGGATCACCAGCTGATCCAGCCGCTCTACCTGATGCAGATGCAGCGCGCCGACAGCGGCGGCATCCGTTTCGACAATGAGGGCAGCGGCTTCGGATTCCGCACCGAGCGCTTCATCCCGGCCGGGCAGACCGCACTGCCGAGCACTTGCCGGATGCAGCGCCCGCCTCGCTGA
- a CDS encoding DUF3108 domain-containing protein: MSEVSRPTRRWPRLLILIALSLTLHALLVDWGRRHIIVPGQSDAPAPTLTVELHPVPPPEQPVALPMQPKPARPAISRSHPAPAPRRARAPEPSIEPPDEPIRETVERITTPAPEAPQAVAPAAPASGSGQAAQGNGEGTGSASGTGSSEGQEAAPGKQYQTSAPPSVLLEYDVTGTKDQQPAYGRGSIAWTNDGSHYRVEGKAKALFFTLLNFTSVGELDAWGVSPELYTEQKGFKSATNTHFNRQRNEVSFSASTTRYPRHGGEQDRASLIWQLAAIGRGDAAQFQPGTVIDLFVAGVRDGEIWRVQVLGQEAINLPVGHVQTWHVVRMPKPGSYDDRVDIWLAPQHEWYPVRVRYTDLRPNGDYTQLDLTDLKTPGS; encoded by the coding sequence ATGAGCGAAGTTTCCCGTCCCACCCGGCGCTGGCCGCGCCTGCTGATCCTGATTGCATTGAGCCTGACGCTGCACGCCCTGCTGGTGGACTGGGGCCGCCGTCACATCATCGTGCCGGGCCAGAGCGATGCGCCGGCGCCCACCCTCACGGTCGAACTGCATCCGGTGCCACCGCCCGAGCAGCCGGTCGCGCTGCCGATGCAGCCCAAGCCGGCCCGACCGGCGATCTCCCGCAGCCATCCCGCCCCGGCACCCCGACGTGCGCGCGCGCCCGAGCCCTCGATCGAACCACCCGACGAACCGATCCGCGAAACCGTCGAGCGCATCACCACGCCTGCACCTGAAGCGCCGCAAGCGGTCGCCCCCGCCGCGCCCGCCAGTGGCAGCGGCCAGGCTGCACAGGGAAATGGCGAAGGGACAGGCAGCGCCTCCGGCACCGGCAGCAGCGAGGGCCAGGAGGCGGCACCGGGCAAGCAATACCAGACCAGCGCCCCGCCCAGCGTCTTGCTGGAATACGACGTCACCGGCACCAAGGACCAGCAGCCCGCCTACGGCCGCGGCAGCATCGCCTGGACCAACGACGGCAGCCACTATCGTGTCGAGGGCAAGGCCAAGGCGCTGTTCTTTACCCTGCTCAATTTCACCAGCGTGGGCGAACTCGATGCCTGGGGCGTCTCGCCGGAGCTCTACACGGAACAGAAGGGCTTCAAGTCCGCCACCAACACCCACTTCAATCGCCAGCGCAATGAGGTCAGCTTTTCGGCCTCCACCACGCGCTACCCCCGTCACGGCGGCGAACAGGACCGCGCCAGCCTGATCTGGCAGCTGGCCGCCATCGGCCGGGGCGATGCCGCGCAATTCCAGCCCGGCACGGTGATCGACCTGTTCGTGGCCGGGGTGCGCGATGGTGAAATCTGGCGCGTGCAGGTGCTGGGGCAGGAAGCCATTAACCTGCCCGTGGGCCACGTGCAGACCTGGCACGTGGTGCGCATGCCCAAGCCCGGCTCCTATGACGATCGCGTCGATATCTGGCTGGCCCCCCAGCATGAGTGGTATCCGGTGCGGGTGCGCTATACCGACCTGCGCCCCAACGGCGACTACACCCAGCTCGACCTGACGGACCTCAAAACGCCGGGCTCATGA
- a CDS encoding DUF3108 domain-containing protein translates to MKQLSYRLLTTLAALPLAALLGSAPALAADGPHPVEKRPYNLPPSAELHYAISAKQSGLDLKGEGLVKWTQSKTAYSVNTETRAMLLGKILETSSEGAVDAYGLAPARFVEKRLRREPTTTTFNREQNKITFTESADSFPLQGGEQDRTGITWQFVAIARANAAKMKPGSEWKFFVAGPRDAEQWTFKVIGREKVSTAQGETEALHVFRNPPPDDQAQKLDIWLAPKMEWYPVRLKFTDPNGDYIEQVLDSVKKTN, encoded by the coding sequence ATGAAACAACTTTCATATCGCCTCCTGACCACCCTGGCTGCGCTGCCGCTGGCCGCCCTGCTGGGCAGCGCCCCCGCCCTGGCCGCCGACGGCCCGCATCCGGTGGAAAAACGTCCCTACAACCTGCCGCCCTCGGCCGAGCTGCATTACGCCATCAGCGCCAAGCAAAGCGGCCTCGACCTCAAGGGCGAAGGGCTGGTGAAGTGGACCCAGAGCAAGACCGCCTACAGCGTCAACACCGAGACCCGCGCCATGCTGCTGGGCAAGATCCTGGAAACCAGCAGCGAAGGTGCCGTCGATGCCTATGGCCTGGCCCCGGCGCGCTTCGTCGAAAAACGTCTGCGCCGCGAACCGACCACCACCACCTTCAACCGCGAACAGAACAAGATCACCTTCACCGAATCGGCAGACAGCTTCCCGCTGCAGGGGGGCGAGCAGGACCGTACCGGCATCACCTGGCAGTTCGTCGCCATTGCGCGCGCCAATGCAGCCAAGATGAAACCGGGTTCGGAATGGAAGTTCTTCGTGGCCGGTCCGCGCGATGCCGAGCAGTGGACGTTCAAGGTGATCGGCCGCGAAAAGGTCAGCACCGCCCAGGGCGAAACCGAAGCCCTGCACGTGTTCCGCAATCCGCCGCCGGACGACCAGGCGCAGAAGCTCGATATCTGGCTCGCGCCCAAGATGGAGTGGTATCCGGTGCGCCTGAAGTTCACCGATCCCAATGGCGACTATATCGAGCAGGTGCTGGATTCGGTCAAGAAAACCAACTAA
- the queC gene encoding 7-cyano-7-deazaguanine synthase QueC, which yields MSATSAIAPTLNTQSALVLFSGGQDSTTCLAWALSRYQRVETIGFDYGQRHAIELEVRPALLKKMRAFSPEWQARLGEDHMIDLSLIGKISDTALTRDVDIAMQDNGLPNTFVPGRNLLFMTVAATLAYRRGLNVLVGGMCETDFSGYPDCRDDTMKALQVALNLGMATQLKVETPLMWIDKAQTWALAESLGGAPLVDLIRADTHTCYLGERGQLHDWGHGCGKCPACELRARGYQQYAASKSVG from the coding sequence ATGTCCGCTACTTCCGCCATCGCCCCCACCCTGAACACCCAGAGCGCCCTGGTGCTCTTCTCCGGCGGCCAGGATTCCACCACCTGTCTGGCCTGGGCGCTGTCGCGCTACCAGCGCGTGGAAACCATCGGCTTCGACTACGGCCAGCGCCATGCCATCGAACTGGAAGTGCGCCCGGCGCTGCTGAAAAAGATGAGAGCCTTCTCGCCCGAATGGCAGGCCCGCCTGGGCGAGGACCACATGATCGACCTCTCGCTGATCGGCAAGATTTCCGACACGGCCCTGACCCGCGACGTCGATATCGCCATGCAGGACAACGGCCTGCCCAATACCTTCGTGCCCGGTCGCAATCTGCTGTTCATGACCGTGGCGGCCACGCTGGCCTATCGCCGCGGCCTGAACGTGCTGGTGGGCGGCATGTGCGAGACCGATTTCTCCGGCTATCCCGATTGCCGCGACGACACCATGAAAGCCCTGCAAGTGGCGCTGAACCTGGGCATGGCCACGCAACTGAAGGTGGAAACCCCGCTGATGTGGATCGACAAGGCCCAGACCTGGGCCCTGGCCGAGTCGCTGGGCGGTGCGCCGCTGGTGGACCTGATCCGCGCCGACACCCATACCTGCTACCTGGGCGAACGCGGCCAGTTGCATGACTGGGGTCATGGCTGCGGCAAGTGCCCGGCCTGCGAACTGCGCGCACGCGGCTACCAGCAGTACGCGGCAAGCAAAAGCGTCGGGTAA
- a CDS encoding serine hydrolase, translating to MPHTRTTTLLARSAAVLMVLLAGAEIGRRIADLPSLPTLVDLQFDLTPRSQSYKVFESNPIARSSHPQPLPTALRALDLDVPWKEGKRLPLPDFIKGTAAHAFVVIQDGSVIYERYIDGYDAHSRFTSFSVSKSFVSALTGVALKQGKIGSLNDPIGRYLKRDEISPAYANITIGQLLDMRSGIDVEENYGGSLTSPVVRMFVSTDLQRFIARRSGLRFAPGSRFEYRSVDTLVLSRVLARATGMRLSDFAQQALWEPLGMEEDASWSVDSRQHGVEKAFCCLNTTARDFARLGLLYLHGGRIGDQQVVSPAWAAEPRRPVNNGNALDYRDGWWIPPGNADDRDFAAIGVFGQYIYVNPGTRTVIVKLSDYGVEQDEVLTMLAMRSISHAVSGKD from the coding sequence ATGCCCCACACCCGCACCACCACCCTGCTGGCCCGCAGCGCCGCCGTGCTGATGGTGCTGCTGGCCGGCGCCGAGATCGGCCGTCGCATCGCCGACCTGCCCAGCCTGCCGACGCTGGTCGACCTGCAATTCGACCTGACCCCGCGCAGCCAGAGCTACAAGGTCTTCGAATCCAATCCGATTGCACGCTCCTCGCATCCGCAGCCGCTGCCCACGGCACTGCGTGCGCTGGACCTCGATGTGCCCTGGAAAGAGGGCAAGCGCCTGCCCCTGCCCGATTTCATCAAGGGCACGGCGGCGCACGCCTTCGTCGTGATCCAGGATGGCAGCGTGATCTACGAGCGCTACATCGATGGCTATGACGCCCATTCGCGCTTCACCTCGTTCTCGGTCTCCAAGTCCTTCGTCTCGGCCCTGACCGGCGTGGCACTGAAGCAGGGCAAGATCGGCTCGCTCAACGATCCCATCGGCCGCTACCTCAAGCGCGACGAGATTTCACCGGCCTATGCCAACATCACCATCGGCCAGTTGCTGGACATGCGCTCGGGCATCGACGTGGAAGAAAACTACGGCGGCTCGCTGACCTCGCCGGTGGTGCGCATGTTTGTCAGCACCGACCTGCAGCGCTTCATCGCGCGGCGCAGCGGGCTGCGCTTTGCACCCGGTTCGCGCTTCGAATACCGCAGCGTCGATACGCTGGTGCTCTCGCGCGTGCTGGCGCGCGCGACCGGCATGCGCCTCTCCGACTTCGCCCAGCAAGCCCTGTGGGAACCGCTGGGCATGGAGGAGGACGCCAGCTGGAGCGTCGACAGCCGCCAGCACGGAGTGGAGAAGGCCTTCTGTTGCCTCAACACCACCGCCCGCGACTTCGCCCGCCTGGGCTTGCTGTATCTGCATGGCGGACGCATCGGCGACCAGCAGGTCGTCAGCCCCGCGTGGGCGGCCGAGCCGCGCCGGCCGGTCAACAACGGCAATGCGCTGGACTACCGCGATGGCTGGTGGATCCCGCCGGGCAATGCGGACGACCGCGACTTTGCGGCCATCGGCGTATTCGGCCAGTACATCTACGTCAATCCGGGCACGCGCACGGTCATCGTCAAGCTCAGCGACTATGGCGTGGAACAGGACGAAGTGCTGACCATGCTGGCCATGCGCAGCATCAGCCATGCGGTGTCCGGCAAGGACTGA
- a CDS encoding penicillin-binding protein 1A: MHWSLRILLGLFGTVLGLVVMVLLGVTFIVALTYPKLPDLDTLTDYRPKIPLRIFSADGVLIGEFGEERRNLVHFKDIPDIMKKAVLAIEDDRFYEHGGVDYQGIARATFSNLSGGGGGASTITQQVARNFFLTSNEPTFLQKAVRKFFYEIPLAWKIENNLTKDQILEVYMNQIYLGQRAYGFASAAQIYFGKQLKDITIAEAAMLAGLPKAPSAYNPVVNPKRAHARQQYILLRMRQLGYITDAQYQEAKDEELRVKGDSSAFGMHAEYVAEMARQLVYAQYKDETYTRGLNVFTTITKTDQDAAYIALRRGIIDYERRHGYRGPEGYMDLPENASKEVVEDAVEVELADHPDSDDMVAAVVLEAKPKEITAMLATGEEISISGAGLGFGANLLSDKAPPQKKIRRGAIIRVFQDGNSWIITQMPEVESAFVSVNSQDGAIRSLVGGFDFNRNKFNHVTQAWRQPGSSFKPFIYSSSLEKGLSPATIINDAPLTFTQTGGQVWQPKNYGGKFEGPISMRRALQKSINLVSIRILERVGVKYAQEYITRFGFDADKNPPYLTLALGAGNVTPLQMVGAYSVFANGGYKINPYLITKVTDSNGEVLSQAKPATADDESNRVIDARNAFIMDSMLRDVVRHGTAVKALSLKRTDLAGKTGTTNDSMDAWFAGYQPGLTAIAWIGYDQPKSLGDRETGGGLALPVWISYMSKVLKDVPNVDRKVPDGVIESGGEYYYAEFPPSAMVRDLGMGDHGGMTPEEEKAKTQMKNELF; encoded by the coding sequence ATGCACTGGTCGCTGCGCATCCTCCTGGGCTTGTTCGGTACCGTGCTGGGCCTGGTGGTGATGGTGCTGCTGGGCGTGACCTTCATCGTCGCCCTGACCTATCCCAAGCTGCCCGATCTCGATACGCTGACTGACTATCGCCCCAAGATTCCGCTGCGCATCTTCTCGGCCGATGGTGTGCTGATCGGTGAATTCGGCGAGGAACGCCGCAACCTGGTCCACTTCAAGGACATCCCGGACATCATGAAGAAGGCCGTGCTGGCCATCGAGGATGACCGTTTCTATGAACACGGCGGCGTCGACTACCAGGGCATCGCCCGCGCCACCTTCTCCAACCTCTCCGGCGGCGGCGGCGGTGCCTCCACCATCACGCAGCAGGTGGCGCGCAACTTCTTCCTGACCAGCAACGAGCCGACCTTCCTGCAGAAGGCGGTGCGCAAGTTCTTCTATGAGATCCCGCTGGCCTGGAAGATCGAGAACAACCTCACCAAGGACCAGATCCTCGAGGTCTACATGAACCAGATCTATCTGGGCCAGCGCGCCTACGGCTTCGCCTCGGCCGCCCAGATCTATTTCGGCAAGCAGCTCAAGGACATCACCATCGCCGAAGCCGCGATGCTGGCCGGCCTGCCCAAGGCGCCCTCGGCCTACAACCCGGTGGTCAATCCCAAGCGCGCGCATGCACGCCAGCAGTACATCCTGCTGCGCATGCGGCAGCTGGGCTACATCACCGATGCCCAGTATCAGGAAGCCAAGGATGAGGAACTGCGCGTCAAGGGCGACAGCTCGGCCTTCGGCATGCACGCTGAATACGTGGCTGAAATGGCGCGCCAGCTGGTCTATGCGCAGTACAAGGACGAGACCTACACGCGCGGCCTGAACGTCTTCACCACCATCACCAAGACCGACCAGGATGCTGCCTACATCGCCCTGCGGCGCGGCATCATCGATTACGAGCGCCGCCACGGCTATCGCGGTCCGGAAGGCTACATGGACCTGCCGGAGAACGCCTCCAAGGAAGTCGTGGAAGATGCGGTCGAAGTGGAACTGGCCGACCATCCCGACAGCGACGACATGGTGGCCGCCGTCGTGCTGGAGGCCAAGCCCAAGGAAATCACCGCCATGCTGGCCACCGGCGAAGAGATCAGCATTTCCGGCGCCGGCCTGGGCTTTGGCGCCAACCTGCTCTCGGACAAGGCCCCGCCGCAGAAGAAGATCCGCCGTGGTGCCATCATCCGCGTGTTCCAGGATGGCAACAGCTGGATCATCACGCAGATGCCGGAAGTAGAATCGGCCTTCGTCTCGGTCAATTCGCAGGATGGCGCGATCCGGTCGCTGGTGGGCGGTTTCGACTTCAACCGCAACAAGTTCAACCACGTCACCCAGGCCTGGCGCCAGCCGGGTTCGTCCTTCAAGCCCTTCATCTATTCGTCCTCGCTGGAAAAGGGTTTGTCGCCGGCCACCATCATCAATGATGCGCCGCTGACCTTCACCCAGACCGGTGGCCAGGTGTGGCAACCCAAGAACTATGGCGGCAAGTTCGAAGGCCCGATCTCGATGCGCCGCGCCTTGCAGAAGTCGATCAACCTGGTCTCCATCCGCATCCTCGAGCGCGTGGGCGTGAAGTATGCGCAGGAATACATCACCCGTTTCGGTTTCGATGCCGACAAGAACCCACCCTACCTGACCCTGGCGCTGGGTGCGGGCAACGTGACGCCCTTGCAGATGGTGGGCGCGTATTCGGTGTTCGCCAACGGCGGCTACAAGATCAATCCCTACCTGATCACCAAGGTCACCGACAGCAACGGCGAAGTCCTCTCGCAGGCCAAGCCGGCCACCGCCGACGATGAATCCAACCGCGTCATCGATGCGCGCAATGCCTTCATCATGGACAGCATGCTGCGCGACGTGGTGCGCCATGGCACGGCGGTCAAGGCACTGTCCCTGAAGCGCACCGACCTGGCCGGCAAGACCGGTACCACCAACGATTCCATGGATGCCTGGTTCGCCGGCTACCAACCGGGTCTCACCGCCATTGCCTGGATCGGCTACGACCAGCCCAAGAGCCTGGGCGACCGCGAAACCGGCGGCGGCCTTGCCTTGCCGGTGTGGATCAGCTACATGTCCAAGGTTCTCAAGGATGTGCCCAACGTGGACCGCAAGGTGCCGGATGGCGTGATCGAATCGGGCGGCGAGTACTACTATGCCGAGTTCCCGCCCAGCGCCATGGTGCGCGACCTGGGCATGGGCGACCACGGCGGGATGACACCGGAAGAAGAAAAGGCCAAGACGCAGATGAAGAACGAATTGTTCTGA